A genomic segment from Leopardus geoffroyi isolate Oge1 chromosome A2, O.geoffroyi_Oge1_pat1.0, whole genome shotgun sequence encodes:
- the WIZ gene encoding protein Wiz isoform X6, with protein MDGPLAGGLAAPDRPRGPERLPGPAPREDIEGGAEAAEGEGGIFRSTHYLPVTKEGPRDILDGRSVISVANFDPGTFSLMRCDFCGAGFDTRAGLSSHARAHLRDFGITNWELTVSPINILQELLATSAAERPPSPLGCEPGGSPSGFLTSRRPRLPLAVPFPPTWAEDPGPAYGDAQSLTTCEVCGACFETRKGLSSHARSHLRQLGVAESESSGAPIDLLYELVKQKGLPDTPLGLPPGLSKKSNSPKEVVAGAPRPGLLALAKPLDAPAVNKAIKSPPGFSTKGLAHPPNSPLLKKAPLALAGSPTPKNPEDKSPQLSLSPRPASPKAQWPQSEDEGPLNLTLDSDGGRELDCQLCGAWFETRKGLSSHARAHLRHLGVSDPDAKGSPIDVLHGLIRRDGVQIRLPPGRGTLAQLGRPPPTSAALSLLPPPPPAKKAKLKAAGTASPWGKQDLSAAAAAGIFWASDVEPSPLNLSSGPEPARDIRCEFCGEFFENRKGLSSHARSHLRQMGVTEWYVNGSPIDTLREILKRRTQSRPGGPPNPPGPSPKALAKVIGSGGPGSSLEARSPADLHLSPLAKKLPPPPGSPLGHSPTASPPPTARKMFPGLAAPSLPKKLKPEQMRVEIKREMLPGALHGEPHPSEGPWAAPREDMAPLNLSSRAEPVRDIRCEFCGEFFENRKGLSSHARSHLRQMGVTEWSVNGSPIDTLREILKKKSKPCLIKKEPPAGDLAPALAEDGPPTAAPGPVQAPLPLAPMAGRPGKPGAGPAQVPRELSLAPITGAKATATGYLGSVAAKRPLQEDRLLPAEVKAKTYIQTELPFKAKTLHEKTSHSSTEACCELCGLYFENRKALASHARAHLRQFGVTEWCVNGSPIETLSEWIKHRPQKVGAYRSYIQGGRPFTKKFRSAGHGRDSDKRPPLGLAPGGLAVVGRSAGGEPGPEAGRAADSGERPLAASPPGTVKAEEHQRQNINKFERRQARPPDASAVRGGEEANDLQQKLEEVRQPPPRVRPVPSLVPRPPQTSLVKFVGNIYTLKCRFCDVEFQGPLSIQEEWVRHLQRHILEMNFSKADPPPEEPRAPQAQTAAAEAP; from the exons ATGGATGGGCCCCTGGCAGGCGGCCTGGCCGCCCCAGATCGTCCTCGTGGCCCCGAGAGACTGCCAGGCCCAGCACCGAGGGAAGACATCGAAGGTGGGGCCGAAGCTGCTGAGGGGGAAGGTGGCATCTTCCGGTCCACCCATTACCTGCCTGTCACCAAGGAGGGACCCCGAGACATTCTGGATGGCAGAAGTGTCATTTCTG tGGCTAACTTCGACCCAGGCACCTTCAGCCTGATGCGCTGTGACTTCTGTGGGGCTGGCTTCGACACCCGGGCCGGCCTCTCCAGCCATGCCCGGGCCCACCTGCGTGACTTTGGCATCACTAACTGGGAGCTCACCGTGTCACCCATCAACATCCTGCAAGAGCTGCTGGCCACCTCGGCTGCTGAgcggccccccagccccctgggctGCGAGCCTGGGGGGTCGCCTAGCGGCTTCCTGACCTCCCGCCGGCCCCGCTTACCTCTTGCAGTGCCCTTTCCACCCACCTGGGCTGAGGACCCTGGGCCAGCCTACGGAGATG cccagagcctgaccacCTGCGAGGTCTGCGGTGCCTGCTTTGAGACACGCAAGGGCCTGTCCAGCCACGCGCGCTCCCACCTGCGGCAGCTGGGGGTGGCCGAATCGGAGAGCAGCGGTGCCCCCATTGACCTCCTCTACGAGCTCGTGAAACAAAAGGGCCTGCCTGACACACCCCTTGGGTTGCCCCCAGGCCTGTCCAAGAAGTCCAACTCACCGAAGGAGGTGGTAGCTGGGGCTCCCCGGCCTGGCCTGCTTGCCCTGGCCAAACCCTTGGATGCTCCTGCTGTCAACAAGGCCATCAAGTCACCACCCGGCTTCTCCACCAAAGGCTTGGcccacccacccaactccccACTCCTCAAGAAGGCACCACTGGCCCTGGCGGGCTCCCCTACGCCCAAGAATCCTGAGGACAAGAGCCCCCAGCTGTCCCTGAGCCCCCGGCCAGCCTCCCCAAAGGCACAGTGGCCCCAGTCTGAGGACGAAGGGCCCCTGAACCTCA CTTTAGATAGTGACGGGGGCAGAGAGCTGGACTGCCAGCTGTGCGGTGCCTGGTTTGAGACCCGCAAGGGCCTGTCCAGCCACGCCCGCGCCCACCTGCGCCACCTGGGCGTCAGCGACCCGGACGCCAAGGGATCCCCCATAGACGTGCTCCACGGGCTCATCAGGAGGGACGGCGTCCAGATCCGCCTCCCACCCGGGCGCGGCACCCTGGCCCAGCTGGGGcggcctcctcccacctctgcgGCCCTCTccttgctcccccccccaccgccggccAAGAAGGCCAAGCTGAAGGCCGCGGGTACGGCCAGCCCCTGGGGGAAGCAGGACCTCTCGGCCGCCGCAGCCGCCGGCATTTTCTGGGCCTCTGATGTGGAGCCGTCTCCTCTCAACCTCT CCTCGGGCCCAGAGCCAGCTCGAGACATCCGCTGTGAGTTCTGCGGTGAGTTCTTCGAGAACCGCAAGGGCCTGTCGAGTCACGCGCGTTCCCACCTGCGGCAGATGGGCGTGACCGAGTGGTATGTCAACGGCTCGCCCATTGACACACTACGGGAGATCCTCAAGAGACGGACCCAGTCCCGGCCTGGTGGCCCCCCTAACCCACCAGGGCCCAGCCCGAAAGCCCTGGCCAAGGTGATAGGCAGTGGAGGTCCTGGCAGCTCGCTGGAAGCCCGCAGCCCCGCAGACCTTCACCTCTCACCCCTGGCCAAGAAGTTGCCACCGCCACCAGGCAGCCCCCTGGGCCACTCACCtactgcctctcctcctcccacggCCCGGAAGATGTTCCCAGGCCTGGCCGCACCCTCCCTGCCCAAGAAGCTGAAGCCTGAACAAATGCGGGTGGAGATCAAACGGGAGATGCTGCCAGGGGCCCTTCATGGGGAGCCTCACCCATCCGAGGGTCCCTGGGCGGCACCGCGGGAAGACATGGCCCCCCTGAACCTGT CGTCCCGGGCAGAGCCTGTACGTGACATCCGCTGTGAGTTCTGCGGTGAGTTCTTCGAGAACCGCAAGGGCCTGTCGAGCCATGCGCGCTCCCACCTGCGGCAGATGGGCGTGACCGAGTGGTCTGTCAACGGCTCGCCCATCGACACGCTGCGGGAGATCCTCAAGAAGAAGTCCAAACCGTGCCTCATCAAGAAAGAGCCGCCTGCTGGAGACCTGGCCCCCGCCTTGGCTGAGGACGGGCCCCCCACGGCTGCTCCAGGGCCTGTGCAGGCCCCCCTGCCGCTGGCGCCAATGGCTGGCCGCCCAGGCAAACCAGGAGCTGGGCCGGCCCAAGTTCCTCGAGAGCTCAGCTTGGCGCCCATCACCGGTGCCAAGGCCACAGCCACTGGCTACCTGGGCTCAGTGGCAGCCAAGCGGCCCCTGCAGGAGGACCGCCTCCTCCCAGCAGAGGTCAAGGCCAAGACCTACATCCAGACTGAACTGCCCTTCAAGGCAAAGACCCTCCACGAGAAGACTTCCCATTCCT CCACCGAGGCCTGCTGTGAGCTGTGTGGCCTTTACTTCGAAAACCGCAAGGCCCTGGCCAGCCACGCGCGGGCGCACCTGCGGCAGTTTGGCGTGACCGAGTGGTGTGTAAACGGCTCACCCATTGAGACACTGAGCGAGTGGATCAAGCACCGGCCCCAGAAGGTGGGGGCCTACCGCAGCTACATCCAGGGCGGCCGCCCGTTCACCAAGAAGTTCCGCAGTGCTGGCCACGGCCGCGACAGTGACAAGCGGCCGCCCCTAGGGCTGGCACCCGGGGGCCTGGCTGTGGTGGGCCGCAGTGCTGGGGGTGAGCCAGGGCCTGAGGCTGGACGGGCAGCTGACAGTGGTGAGCGGCCTCTGGCAGCCAGCCCGCCAGGCACTGTGAAGGCTGAGGAGCACCAGCGGCAGAACATCAACA AATTTGAGCGCCGACAAGCCCGCCCTCCAGATGCCTCTGCGGTCCGGGGGGGTGAAGAGGCCAATGATCTAcagcagaagctggaggaggtgCGGCAACCCCCACCCCGGGTCCGGCCGGTCCCCTCCCTGGTACCCCGGCCCCCCCAGACATCACTGGTCAAGTTTGTTGGCAACATCTACACCCTCAAGTGCAG GTTCTGTGATGTGGAGTTCCAGGGGCCCCTCTCCATCCAGGAGGAGTGGGTGCGGCACTTACAGCGGCACATCCTGGAGATGAATTTCTCCAAAGCGGACCCCCCACCCGAGGAACCCCGGGCCCCGCAGGCACAGACAGCGGCGGCAGAGGCGCCCTGA
- the WIZ gene encoding protein Wiz isoform X1, which produces MDGPLAGGLAAPDRPRGPERLPGPAPREDIEGGAEAAEGEGGIFRSTHYLPVTKEGPRDILDGRSVISDGQPHPGLSEALPRATSATHRISSCCWDGGSLDFQPGSPPPHLLGHFPGPPDGQGTWEHPLVQEAREGLTSEQRFEDSVIVRTMKPHIELEGSRRFLHHQGEPKLLEKAPRGHPRFDWLRDTDEQAPPQDAGLHRDLPPQPLPLTSFRTVLVPVEDSAKSLDVTVVDTREHLADLEGLAQPSDWGLPRSASEVATQTWTVNSEASVERLQPLLAPVRTGPYLCELLEEVAKGVASPDEDEDEEPAVFPCIECSIYFKQKEHLLEHMSQHRRAPGQEPPSDLAPLACGECGWAFADPSALEQHRQLHQASREKIIEEIQKLKQVPGDEGREARLQCPKCVFGTNSSKAFVQHAKLHVRELPGQPAREPFGGGSRAGSPGPDATALAYRPYRGSSGLSGCVFCGFPAPSESLLREHMRLAHAHPHWEEDAEAFEEDPASQPGTSQEAYARFPDAAEDYFGKPEPLLAPTWQENPAGYDPSLAFGPGCQQLGMRDFPLSKPLLRGSDQRPLGRPAFPSPLASAPYSLHPGRNKSVVHPQGLPGQLGDRRHPWSEEEEEDIPLASEMDFSPENGVFPPLASPGLIPQLALDLKRTFRKALRAAEASRAQRQQLRGMVPVVLVAKLGPQVMAAATRVPPRLQPEELGLGGTHPLDFLLLDAPLGSPLGLDALLDGDPAVALKHEERKCPYCPDRFHNGIGLANHVRGHLNRVGVSYNVRHFISAEEVKAIERRFSFQKKKKKVANFDPGTFSLMRCDFCGAGFDTRAGLSSHARAHLRDFGITNWELTVSPINILQELLATSAAERPPSPLGCEPGGSPSGFLTSRRPRLPLAVPFPPTWAEDPGPAYGDGLGSEENTMVAMDLGSPPLPKKSLPVPGPLEQVANRLSSKVAAEVPHGSKQELPDLKAQSLTTCEVCGACFETRKGLSSHARSHLRQLGVAESESSGAPIDLLYELVKQKGLPDTPLGLPPGLSKKSNSPKEVVAGAPRPGLLALAKPLDAPAVNKAIKSPPGFSTKGLAHPPNSPLLKKAPLALAGSPTPKNPEDKSPQLSLSPRPASPKAQWPQSEDEGPLNLTLDSDGGRELDCQLCGAWFETRKGLSSHARAHLRHLGVSDPDAKGSPIDVLHGLIRRDGVQIRLPPGRGTLAQLGRPPPTSAALSLLPPPPPAKKAKLKAAGTASPWGKQDLSAAAAAGIFWASDVEPSPLNLSSGPEPARDIRCEFCGEFFENRKGLSSHARSHLRQMGVTEWYVNGSPIDTLREILKRRTQSRPGGPPNPPGPSPKALAKVIGSGGPGSSLEARSPADLHLSPLAKKLPPPPGSPLGHSPTASPPPTARKMFPGLAAPSLPKKLKPEQMRVEIKREMLPGALHGEPHPSEGPWAAPREDMAPLNLSSRAEPVRDIRCEFCGEFFENRKGLSSHARSHLRQMGVTEWSVNGSPIDTLREILKKKSKPCLIKKEPPAGDLAPALAEDGPPTAAPGPVQAPLPLAPMAGRPGKPGAGPAQVPRELSLAPITGAKATATGYLGSVAAKRPLQEDRLLPAEVKAKTYIQTELPFKAKTLHEKTSHSSTEACCELCGLYFENRKALASHARAHLRQFGVTEWCVNGSPIETLSEWIKHRPQKVGAYRSYIQGGRPFTKKFRSAGHGRDSDKRPPLGLAPGGLAVVGRSAGGEPGPEAGRAADSGERPLAASPPGTVKAEEHQRQNINKFERRQARPPDASAVRGGEEANDLQQKLEEVRQPPPRVRPVPSLVPRPPQTSLVKFVGNIYTLKCRFCDVEFQGPLSIQEEWVRHLQRHILEMNFSKADPPPEEPRAPQAQTAAAEAP; this is translated from the exons ATGGATGGGCCCCTGGCAGGCGGCCTGGCCGCCCCAGATCGTCCTCGTGGCCCCGAGAGACTGCCAGGCCCAGCACCGAGGGAAGACATCGAAGGTGGGGCCGAAGCTGCTGAGGGGGAAGGTGGCATCTTCCGGTCCACCCATTACCTGCCTGTCACCAAGGAGGGACCCCGAGACATTCTGGATGGCAGAAGTGTCATTTCTG ACGGGCAGCCCCATCCCGGCCTCAGCGAAGCCCTCCCCCGTGCCACCTCCGCCACCCATCGGATCAGCAGCTG TTGCTGGGATGGAGGCAGCCTGGACTTCCAGCCgggctccccaccaccccacctccTGGGCCACTTCCCTGGCCCCCCTGATGGCCAGGGGACCTGGGAGCACCCCCTGGTCCAGGAAGCCAGGGAGGGCCTCACATCTGAGCAGAGGTTCGAGGACTCGGTCATTGTGAGAACCATGAAACCCCACATTGAGCTCGAGGGCTCTAGAAGGTTCTTGCACCATCAGGGTGAACCGAAGCTCTTGGAGAAGGCCCCCCGGGGCCACCCCAGGTTCGACTGGCTCCGGGACACAGATGAGCAGGCCCCACCCCAGGATGCAGGGCTGCACCGGGACctgccaccccagcccctgcccctcacctccttcaggacAGTGCTCGTGCCGGTGGAAGATAGCGCTAAGTCATTGGATGTGACGGTGGTGGACACTAGGGAGCACCTGGCGGACCTTGAAGGGCTGGCCCAGCCATCCGACTGGGGCCTGCCCAGGTCAGCCTCGGAGGTGGCCACGCAGACCTGGACAGTGAACTCGGAGGCGTCCGTGGAGCGGCTGCAGCCACTGCTGGCCCCGGTCCGGACGGGACCCTACCTGTGCGAGCTGCTGGAGGAGGTGGCCAAGGGGGTGGCCAGCCCAGAtgaggacgaggacgaggagcCGGCTGTGTTCCCGTGCATCGAGTGCAGCATCTACTTTAAGCAGAAGGAGCACCTTCTGGAGCACATGAGCCAGCACCGCCGAGCCCCGGGCCAGGAGCCCCCCTCCGACTTGGCCCCGCTGGCCTGTGGAGAGTGTGGCTGGGCCTTTGCGGACCCCAGCGCCCTGGAGCAGCACCGCCAGCTGCACCAGGCCTCCCGGGAGAAGATCATCGAAGAGAtccagaaactgaagcaggtcCCGGGCGATGAGGGCCGGGAGGCACGGCTGCAGTGCCCCAAGTGCGTCTTTGGCACCAATTCCTCCAAGGCCTTTGTGCAGCATGCCAAGCTGCACGTGCGTGAGCTCCCGGGCCAGCCCGCCAGGGAGCCCTTTGGGGGCGGCAGCAGGGCCGGCAGCCCGGGCCCTGATGCCACCGCCCTCGCCTATCGACCCTACCGAGGCTCCTCGGGGCTCAGTGGCTGCGTTTTCTGTGGCTTCCCCGCGCCCAGCGAGAGCCTGCTCAGGGAGCACATGAGGCTCGCGCATGCCCACCCCCACTGGGAGGAGGATGCCGAGGCTTTTGAGGAGGACCCTGCCAGCCAGCCGGGCACCAGCCAGGAGGCATATGCCCGCTTCCCTGATGCTGCCGAGGACTACTTTGGCAAACCTGAGCCGCTCTTGGCCCCCACGTGGCAGGAGAACCCTGCTGGATATGACCCCAGCCTGGCCTTTGGCCCAGGCTGCCAGCAGCTAGGCATGAGGGATTTCCCACTGTCAAAGCCACTTCTGCGCGGCTCAGATCAGAGGCCCCTGGGAAGGCCAGCCTTCCCCTCACCTCTCGCATCTGCCCCCTACTCCTTACATCCCGGTAGAAACAAGAGCGTGGTCCACCCGCAGGGGCTCCCAGGCCAGCTGGGGGACCGGAGACACCCTTGGAgcgaagaggaggaggaagacataCCGCTGGCCTCGGAAATGGACTTTTCCCCTGAAAATGGGGTCTTTCCACCCCTAGCTTCCCCTGGCCTCATCCCACAGCTGGCCCTGGACCTGAAGCGGACTTTCCGAAAAGCTCTGAGGGCAGCTGAGGCCTCTCGGGCACAGCGGCAGCAGCTCCGAGGGATGGTGCCCGTTGTGCTGGTGGCAAAGCTGGGGCCACAGGTCATGGCTGCAGCAACCCGGGTGCCCCCACGGCTGCAGCCcgaggagctggggctggggggcactCACCCCCTGGACTTCTTGCTGCTGGACGCGCCACTGGGCAGCCCGCTGGGGCTGGACGCGCTCTTGGATGGGGACCCGGCGGTGGCACTGAAGCATGAGGAGCGGAAGTGCCCCTACTGCCCGGATCGCTTCCACAACGGTATCGGCTTGGCCAACCACGTCCGGGGCCACCTGAACCGTGTGGGCGTCAGCTACAATGTGCGGCATTTCATCTCTGCCGAGGAGGTGAAGGCCATTGAGCGCAGGTTCtccttccagaagaagaagaaaaaag tGGCTAACTTCGACCCAGGCACCTTCAGCCTGATGCGCTGTGACTTCTGTGGGGCTGGCTTCGACACCCGGGCCGGCCTCTCCAGCCATGCCCGGGCCCACCTGCGTGACTTTGGCATCACTAACTGGGAGCTCACCGTGTCACCCATCAACATCCTGCAAGAGCTGCTGGCCACCTCGGCTGCTGAgcggccccccagccccctgggctGCGAGCCTGGGGGGTCGCCTAGCGGCTTCCTGACCTCCCGCCGGCCCCGCTTACCTCTTGCAGTGCCCTTTCCACCCACCTGGGCTGAGGACCCTGGGCCAGCCTACGGAGATG GCTTGGGTTCTGAGGAAAACACAATGGTGGCCATGGACTTGggctcccccccactccccaagaAGAGCCTGCCTGTCCCTGGGCCCTTGGAGCAGGTGGCCAATCGGCTGAGCAGCAAAGTGGCTGCAGAGGTTCCTCATGGCAGCAAGCAGGAACTGCCAGATCTCAAGG cccagagcctgaccacCTGCGAGGTCTGCGGTGCCTGCTTTGAGACACGCAAGGGCCTGTCCAGCCACGCGCGCTCCCACCTGCGGCAGCTGGGGGTGGCCGAATCGGAGAGCAGCGGTGCCCCCATTGACCTCCTCTACGAGCTCGTGAAACAAAAGGGCCTGCCTGACACACCCCTTGGGTTGCCCCCAGGCCTGTCCAAGAAGTCCAACTCACCGAAGGAGGTGGTAGCTGGGGCTCCCCGGCCTGGCCTGCTTGCCCTGGCCAAACCCTTGGATGCTCCTGCTGTCAACAAGGCCATCAAGTCACCACCCGGCTTCTCCACCAAAGGCTTGGcccacccacccaactccccACTCCTCAAGAAGGCACCACTGGCCCTGGCGGGCTCCCCTACGCCCAAGAATCCTGAGGACAAGAGCCCCCAGCTGTCCCTGAGCCCCCGGCCAGCCTCCCCAAAGGCACAGTGGCCCCAGTCTGAGGACGAAGGGCCCCTGAACCTCA CTTTAGATAGTGACGGGGGCAGAGAGCTGGACTGCCAGCTGTGCGGTGCCTGGTTTGAGACCCGCAAGGGCCTGTCCAGCCACGCCCGCGCCCACCTGCGCCACCTGGGCGTCAGCGACCCGGACGCCAAGGGATCCCCCATAGACGTGCTCCACGGGCTCATCAGGAGGGACGGCGTCCAGATCCGCCTCCCACCCGGGCGCGGCACCCTGGCCCAGCTGGGGcggcctcctcccacctctgcgGCCCTCTccttgctcccccccccaccgccggccAAGAAGGCCAAGCTGAAGGCCGCGGGTACGGCCAGCCCCTGGGGGAAGCAGGACCTCTCGGCCGCCGCAGCCGCCGGCATTTTCTGGGCCTCTGATGTGGAGCCGTCTCCTCTCAACCTCT CCTCGGGCCCAGAGCCAGCTCGAGACATCCGCTGTGAGTTCTGCGGTGAGTTCTTCGAGAACCGCAAGGGCCTGTCGAGTCACGCGCGTTCCCACCTGCGGCAGATGGGCGTGACCGAGTGGTATGTCAACGGCTCGCCCATTGACACACTACGGGAGATCCTCAAGAGACGGACCCAGTCCCGGCCTGGTGGCCCCCCTAACCCACCAGGGCCCAGCCCGAAAGCCCTGGCCAAGGTGATAGGCAGTGGAGGTCCTGGCAGCTCGCTGGAAGCCCGCAGCCCCGCAGACCTTCACCTCTCACCCCTGGCCAAGAAGTTGCCACCGCCACCAGGCAGCCCCCTGGGCCACTCACCtactgcctctcctcctcccacggCCCGGAAGATGTTCCCAGGCCTGGCCGCACCCTCCCTGCCCAAGAAGCTGAAGCCTGAACAAATGCGGGTGGAGATCAAACGGGAGATGCTGCCAGGGGCCCTTCATGGGGAGCCTCACCCATCCGAGGGTCCCTGGGCGGCACCGCGGGAAGACATGGCCCCCCTGAACCTGT CGTCCCGGGCAGAGCCTGTACGTGACATCCGCTGTGAGTTCTGCGGTGAGTTCTTCGAGAACCGCAAGGGCCTGTCGAGCCATGCGCGCTCCCACCTGCGGCAGATGGGCGTGACCGAGTGGTCTGTCAACGGCTCGCCCATCGACACGCTGCGGGAGATCCTCAAGAAGAAGTCCAAACCGTGCCTCATCAAGAAAGAGCCGCCTGCTGGAGACCTGGCCCCCGCCTTGGCTGAGGACGGGCCCCCCACGGCTGCTCCAGGGCCTGTGCAGGCCCCCCTGCCGCTGGCGCCAATGGCTGGCCGCCCAGGCAAACCAGGAGCTGGGCCGGCCCAAGTTCCTCGAGAGCTCAGCTTGGCGCCCATCACCGGTGCCAAGGCCACAGCCACTGGCTACCTGGGCTCAGTGGCAGCCAAGCGGCCCCTGCAGGAGGACCGCCTCCTCCCAGCAGAGGTCAAGGCCAAGACCTACATCCAGACTGAACTGCCCTTCAAGGCAAAGACCCTCCACGAGAAGACTTCCCATTCCT CCACCGAGGCCTGCTGTGAGCTGTGTGGCCTTTACTTCGAAAACCGCAAGGCCCTGGCCAGCCACGCGCGGGCGCACCTGCGGCAGTTTGGCGTGACCGAGTGGTGTGTAAACGGCTCACCCATTGAGACACTGAGCGAGTGGATCAAGCACCGGCCCCAGAAGGTGGGGGCCTACCGCAGCTACATCCAGGGCGGCCGCCCGTTCACCAAGAAGTTCCGCAGTGCTGGCCACGGCCGCGACAGTGACAAGCGGCCGCCCCTAGGGCTGGCACCCGGGGGCCTGGCTGTGGTGGGCCGCAGTGCTGGGGGTGAGCCAGGGCCTGAGGCTGGACGGGCAGCTGACAGTGGTGAGCGGCCTCTGGCAGCCAGCCCGCCAGGCACTGTGAAGGCTGAGGAGCACCAGCGGCAGAACATCAACA AATTTGAGCGCCGACAAGCCCGCCCTCCAGATGCCTCTGCGGTCCGGGGGGGTGAAGAGGCCAATGATCTAcagcagaagctggaggaggtgCGGCAACCCCCACCCCGGGTCCGGCCGGTCCCCTCCCTGGTACCCCGGCCCCCCCAGACATCACTGGTCAAGTTTGTTGGCAACATCTACACCCTCAAGTGCAG GTTCTGTGATGTGGAGTTCCAGGGGCCCCTCTCCATCCAGGAGGAGTGGGTGCGGCACTTACAGCGGCACATCCTGGAGATGAATTTCTCCAAAGCGGACCCCCCACCCGAGGAACCCCGGGCCCCGCAGGCACAGACAGCGGCGGCAGAGGCGCCCTGA